The following proteins are co-located in the Apium graveolens cultivar Ventura chromosome 5, ASM990537v1, whole genome shotgun sequence genome:
- the LOC141659263 gene encoding protein ARV 2-like, protein MGCENTLRCVHCGFPLKSLYIQYSPGNIRLMKCERCKKVADEYIECENMILVIDLILHKEKVYRHLFYNMFTRETLNFEVWLWKLAFSFLILDTYKIFVLSRIEDGLKSSMSFASLISCYAKLLMDVGFGNLMFLMMLFLGIRVLTRASVGTTSFKDALLAILVSSYFKIFLLSTMIWEFPSSVLYINDIVVLSSNTVALKVITESSMPRCLAVCLSAYAVKFLVMEMLNGALLIFGGIDWA, encoded by the exons ATGGGCTGTGAAAATACTCTTAGATGCGTCCACTGCGGGTTTCCACTAAAATCTTTATATATTCAATATTCACCAGGGAATATTCGTCTGATGAAATGT GAAAGATGCAAAAAAGTTGCAGATGAGTACATTGAGTGCGAAAACATG ATTCTCGTAATTGATTTAATCTTGCATAAGGAAAAGGTCTATAGGCATTTGTTTTATAATATGTTTACTCGGGAAACACTGAACTTTGAG GTTTGGCTGTGGAAACTTGCTTTCAGCTTTCTTATTTTGGATACTT ACAAAATATTTGTACTTAGTAGAATTGAAGATGGCTTGAAATCGTCCATGAGCTTTGCATCACTAATTTCGTGCTATGCGAAG TTGCTGATGGATGTTGGTTTCGGGAATCTGATGTTTCTTATGATGTTGTTTCTTGGGATAAGAGTTTTAACTAGGGCATCAGTTGGAACTACAAG CTTTAAAGATGCCCTGCTTGCAATCCTAGTTTCCAGCTACTTCAAGATCTTTCTCCTCAGCACAATG ATATGGGAATTTCCTTCTTCCGTGCTTTACATTAATGACATAGTTGTGCTGTCATCTAATACAGTGGCTTTAAAAG TGATCACAGAGTCATCTATGCCCAGGTGCTTAGCAGTCTGCTTAAGTGCATATGCAGTAAAGTTCTTGGTGATGGAGATGTTGAATGGCGCCTTGTTAATTTTTGGCGGCATAGACTGGGCTTAG